The Miscanthus floridulus cultivar M001 chromosome 17, ASM1932011v1, whole genome shotgun sequence genome has a window encoding:
- the LOC136516326 gene encoding uncharacterized protein isoform X3 has protein sequence MQWAGLRSQAPVPTAAWTGPRPRIARWPQGRFTAERRALVASAAASDANSSSNSPGKDEEREEVVQREKKEKAVASLLMRSQKYAMLKQQLAVAAQFEDYKEAARLRDSLRSFEEEEPVLRLRRLMKKAIDEERFEGIRVQVRSVYIESRSQPLKGQFFFAYRIRITNNSQRPVQLLRRHWIVTDGNGRTENIWGVGVVGEQPVIFPKTGFEYSSACPLSTPNGRMEGDFEMKHIDKAGSSTFNVAIAPFSLSILGDDNDVLL, from the exons atgCAGTGGGCGGGTCTAAGGTCGCAGGCGCCGGTTCCCACGGCGGCGTGGACGGGGCCGAGGCCAAGAATCGCGAGGTGGCCGCAGGGTAGATTCACTGCAGAGCGCCGGGCGCTGGTGGCGTCGGCAGCGGCCTCGGACGCTAATTCGAGCTCGAATTCGCCGGGGAAGgacgaggagagggaggaggtggtgcagagggagaagaaggagaaggcggTCGCGTCGCTGCTGATGAGGAGCCAGAAGTACGCCATGCTAAAGCAGCAGCTCGCCGTGGCCGCCCAATTTGAG GATTACAAGGAAGCAGCGAGGCTGAGGGATTCGCTGAGGTCGTTCGAAGAGGAGGAGCCCGTGCTGCGCCTCCGCCGGTTGATGAAGAAAGCCATTGACGAGGAGAGGTTTGAG GGGATTAGAGTTCAAGTCAGGAGCGTCTATATTGAAAGCCGGAGCCAGCCATTGAAAGGCCAATTCTTTTTTGCTTATAGAATTAGAATCACGAATAATTCTCAGCGCCCTGTTCAGCTTCTCAGAAGACACTGGATTGTTACAGATGGAAATGGAAGGACGGAAAATATTTG GGGAGTTGGAGTAGTGGGAGAACAGCCTGTCATATTTCCGAAGACTGGTTTTGAGTACTCTTCTGCATGCCCATTGAGCACTCCAAATGGGAGAATG GAAGGTGACTTTGAGATGAAGCACATCGACAAGGCTGGATCATCAACATTCAATGTTGCAATTGCGCCATTCTCTCTGTCAATTCTTGGGGACGACAATGATGTTCTGCTCTAA
- the LOC136516422 gene encoding phospholipase D alpha 1-like, protein MAQREQGKQHANMQAGFALLPTRRGLLFLISFQRMAPRPLLCSAIVHTPAARLLPLTHRQCQQPRFPSFLPALSLLCDLKSTGGMARILLHGSLHVTIFEAEELSNSSRPSSQAPGFLRKLVETVEDTVGVGKGTSKIYATIGLGKARVGRTRTLTDETASPRWYESFHVYCAHLASDVVFTIRAKNPIGASTVGVAYLPVRDIFDGHEVDRWLHLCDGGGDGKDRKPLESGGKVHVKLQYFDISKDRSWGRGVRSGKYPGVPYTFFSQRQGCRVTLYQDAHVPDGFVPRIPLDGGRCYEAHRCWEDIFDAISGAKHLIYITGWSVYTEITLLRDGARPPRPGGGVTLGELLKKKAGEGVRVLMLVWDDRTSVGVLKKDGLMATHDEETMNYFQGTDVHCVLCPRNPDDSGSIVQDLQISTMFTHHQKIVVVDHDMPVSRSSQRQRRILSFVGGLDLCDGRYDTPSHSLFRTLDGVHHEDFHQPNFATAAIAKGGPREPWHDIHCRLEGPVAWDVLYNFEQRWRKQGGKDLLIQLRDLADELIPPSPVTFPDDPETWNVQLFRSIDGGAAFGFPDTPDDATRAGLVSGKDQIIDRSIQDAYIHAIRRARSFIYIENQYFLGSSYCWKPDGIKPEDIGALHLIPKELSMKVVSKIEAGERFAVYVVVPMWPEGIPESGSVQAILDWQRRTMEMMYTDIAQAIQAKGIDANPRDYLTFFCLGNREAKKAGEYVPTEEAEPDTDYIKAQHNRRFMIYVHTKMMMVDDEYIIVGSANINQRSMDGARDSEIAMGAYQPHHLAAASRPARGQVHGFRMSLWYEHLGAVDDAFTRPDSLECIRKVNAMADRYWDLYAGDGPERDLPGHLLTYPVAVAADGSVNQLPGTEFFPDTQARVLGAKSDYLPPILTT, encoded by the exons ATGGCTCAGCGTGAGCAGGGCAAGCAACATGCCAACATGCAGGCTGGGTTTGCGCTGCTCCCCACGCGCCGCGGTTTACTATTCCTGATCTCCTTCCAACGCATGGCTCCCCGTCCATTGCTTTGCTCCGCCATTGTCCACACACCTGCAGCTCGCCTCCTGCCTTTAACCCACCGGCAATGTCAGCAGCCTCGATTTCCTAGCTTCCTTCCTGCTCTCTCACTCCTCT GTGATCTGAAATCGACAGGAGGGATGGCGAGGATACTGCTCCATGGCTCGCTTCACGTCACCATCTTTGAGGCAGAGGAGCTGTCCAACTCCAGCAGGCCCAGCAGCCAGGCTCCCGGGTTCCTCCGCAAGCTGGTTGAGACGGTCGAGGACACGGTGGGCGTGGGCAAGGGCACCAGCAAGATCTACGCCACCATCGGGCTCGGCAAGGCCCGCGTCGGCCGCACCCGCACGCTCACCGACGAGACGGCCAGCCCGCGGTGGTACGAGTCCTTCCACGTCTACTGCGCGCACCTCGCCTCCGACGTCGTCTTCACCATCCGGGCCAAGAACCCCATCGGCGCCTCCACCGTCGGCGTCGCCTACCTCCCCGTCCGCGACATCTTCGACGGCCACGAGGTGGACCGCTGGCTGCACCtctgcgacggcggcggcgacggcaaggACCGCAAGCCGCTCGAGAGCGGCGGGAAGGTCCACGTCAAGCTCCAGTACTTCGACATCTCCAAGGACCGGAGCTGGGGCAGGGGCGTGCGCAGCGGCAAGTACCCCGGCGTGCCCTACACCTTCTTCTCGCAGCGGCAGGGGTGCAGGGTCACGCTGTACCAGGACGCGCACGTCCCCGACGGCTTCGTCCCGCGGATCCCGCTCGACGGCGGCAGGTGCTACGAGGCGCACCGGTGCTGGGAGGACATCTTCgacgccatcagcggcgccaagCACCTCATCTACATCACCGGGTGGTCGGTGTACACGGAGATCACGCTGCTCAGGGACGGCGCCCGGCCGCCCAGGCCCGGCGGCGGCGTCACGCTCGGCGAGCTGCTCAAGAAGAAGGCCGGCGAGGGTGTCCGCGTGCTCATGCTCGTCTGGGACGATCGCACCTCCGTAGGGGTGCTCAAGAAGGACGGGCTCATGGCCACCCACGACGAGGAGACGATGAACTACTTCCAGGGCACCGACGTGCATTGCGTGCTGTGCCCGCGGAACCCCGACGACTCAGGGAGCATCGTGCAGGACCTGCAGATATCCACCATGTTCACGCACCACCAGAAGATTGTCGTCGTCGACCACGACATGCCGGTGTCGCGGTCGTCGCAGCGGCAGCGGAGGATCCTCAGCTTCGTGGGCGGGCTGGACCTCTGCGACGGCCGCTACGACACGCCGTCCCACTCGCTGTTCCGGACGCTGGACGGCGTGCACCACGAGGACTTCCACCAGCCAAACTTCGCGACGGCCGCCATCGCCAAGGGCGGGCCGAGGGAGCCGTGGCACGACATCCACTGCCGCCTCGAGGGCCCCGTGGCGTGGGACGTGCTCTACAACTTCGAGCAGCGGTGGCGCAAGCAGGGCGGCAAGGACCTGCTCATCCAGCTCCGGGACCTCGCCGACGAGCTCATCCCGCCGTCGCCCGTCACGTTCCCGGACGACCCCGAGACGTGGAACGTGCAGCTGTTCCGCTCCATCGACGGCGGCGCCGCGTTCGGGTTCCCCGACACCCCCGACGACGCCACCAGGGCCGGGCTCGTCAGCGGCAAGGACCAGATCATCGACCGGAGCATCCAGGACGCCTACATCCACGCCATCCGCCGCGCCAGGAGCTTCATCTACATCGAGAACCAGTACTTCCTCGGCAGCTCCTACTGCTGGAAGCCCGACGGGATCAAGCCCGAGGACATCGGCGCGCTGCACCTCATCCCTAAGGAGCTGTCCATGAAGGTGGTGAGCAAGATCGAGGCCGGCGAGCGCTTCGCGGTCTACGTCGTGGTGCCCATGTGGCCCGAGGGCATCCCGGAGAGCGGCTCCGTGCAGGCCATCCTCGACTGGCAGAGGAGGACCATGGAGATGATGTACACCGACATCGCGCAAGCCATCCAGGCCAAGGGGATCGACGCCAACCCCAGGGACTACCTCACCTTCTTCTGCCTCGGCAACCGGGAGGCGAAGAAGGCCGGGGAGTATGTGCCCACGGAGGAGGCTGAGCCTGACACTGACTACATCAAGGCCCAGCACAACAGGAGGTTCATGATCTATGTCCACACCAAGATGATGATGG TGGATGATGAGTACATCATCGTGGGGTCGGCCAACATCAACCAGCGTTCCATGGACGGGGCGAGGGACTCGGAGATCGCGATGGGCGCGTACCAGCCGCACCACCTGGCGGCGGCGAGCCGGCCGGCGAGAGGGCAGGTGCACGGGTTCCGGATGTCGCTGTGGTACGAGCACCTGGGCGCGGTGGACGACGCGTTCACCCGGCCGGACAGCCTCGAGTGCATCCGCAAGGTGAACGCCATGGCGGACAGGTACTGGGACCTGTACGCCGGCGACGGGCCCGAGCGCGACCTGCCGGGGCACCTGCTCACCTaccccgtcgccgtcgccgccgacgGCTCCGTCAACCAGCTGCCGGGGACGGAGTTCTTCCCGGACACGCAGGCGCGGGTGCTTGGCGCCAAGTCCGACTACCTCCCGCCCATTCTCACCACATAG
- the LOC136516326 gene encoding uncharacterized protein isoform X1 has product MQWAGLRSQAPVPTAAWTGPRPRIARWPQGRFTAERRALVASAAASDANSSSNSPGKDEEREEVVQREKKEKAVASLLMRSQKYAMLKQQLAVAAQFEDYKEAARLRDSLRSFEEEEPVLRLRRLMKKAIDEERFEDAAKYRDELTILAPHSLLKCSSDATTLSLRPAMLGHQRRPTIGGVGTCILVTKNLLEGIRVQVRSVYIESRSQPLKGQFFFAYRIRITNNSQRPVQLLRRHWIVTDGNGRTENIWGVGVVGEQPVIFPKTGFEYSSACPLSTPNGRMEGDFEMKHIDKAGSSTFNVAIAPFSLSILGDDNDVLL; this is encoded by the exons atgCAGTGGGCGGGTCTAAGGTCGCAGGCGCCGGTTCCCACGGCGGCGTGGACGGGGCCGAGGCCAAGAATCGCGAGGTGGCCGCAGGGTAGATTCACTGCAGAGCGCCGGGCGCTGGTGGCGTCGGCAGCGGCCTCGGACGCTAATTCGAGCTCGAATTCGCCGGGGAAGgacgaggagagggaggaggtggtgcagagggagaagaaggagaaggcggTCGCGTCGCTGCTGATGAGGAGCCAGAAGTACGCCATGCTAAAGCAGCAGCTCGCCGTGGCCGCCCAATTTGAG GATTACAAGGAAGCAGCGAGGCTGAGGGATTCGCTGAGGTCGTTCGAAGAGGAGGAGCCCGTGCTGCGCCTCCGCCGGTTGATGAAGAAAGCCATTGACGAGGAGAGGTTTGAG GATGCTGCTAAATACAGAGATGAATTAACGATTTTGGCTCCACACTCCCTCCTCAAATGTTCTAGCGATGCAACTACTTTG AGCTtgagacctgctatgctgggacaccaaagacgccccaccataggcggagttggaACTTGCATATTAGTGACAAAAAATCTTCTAGAG GGGATTAGAGTTCAAGTCAGGAGCGTCTATATTGAAAGCCGGAGCCAGCCATTGAAAGGCCAATTCTTTTTTGCTTATAGAATTAGAATCACGAATAATTCTCAGCGCCCTGTTCAGCTTCTCAGAAGACACTGGATTGTTACAGATGGAAATGGAAGGACGGAAAATATTTG GGGAGTTGGAGTAGTGGGAGAACAGCCTGTCATATTTCCGAAGACTGGTTTTGAGTACTCTTCTGCATGCCCATTGAGCACTCCAAATGGGAGAATG GAAGGTGACTTTGAGATGAAGCACATCGACAAGGCTGGATCATCAACATTCAATGTTGCAATTGCGCCATTCTCTCTGTCAATTCTTGGGGACGACAATGATGTTCTGCTCTAA
- the LOC136516423 gene encoding phosphoenolpyruvate/phosphate translocator 3, chloroplastic-like: MQSMAASCSSVSSSRTWAAARRSPAPPSRPSSRHVAFLCSQSSSSSSPSSSHGCRWPVAGAGAPALPLDIRGGLRPLPSPLLAPGVAAVRTRAAAATGKPEGAGRISRTLQLGTMILVWYLLNIYFNIYNKLVLKAIPFPYTITTFHFASGSFFITLMWLLNLHPKPRLSLKQYAKLLPLALIHMLGNVFTNMSLGKVAVSFTHTIKAMEPFFSVLLSALFLGATPSLLVLGSLVPIVGGVVLASMTEVSFNWIGFWSAMASNLTNQSRNVYSKKILADKEDSLDDINLFSIITVMAFLLSAPLMLSVEGIKFSPSYLQNAGVNVKELSVRAALAGTCFYFYQQVSYSLLARVSPVTHSVANSLKRVVVIVSSVLFFRTPISPINALGTGVALAGVFLYSQFKKLKPKTGCMKTTT, translated from the exons ATGCAGAGCATGGCGGCGTCCTGCTCGTCTGTCTCCTCCTCTAGAACCTGGGCCGCGGCGCGCCGCTCGCCCGCGCCCCCATCCCGACCCTCCTCGCGCCACGTCGCCTTCTTGTGCTcccagtcctcctcctcctcctccccctcttcTTCTCATGGCTGCCGCTGGccggtcgccggcgccggcgcgcccGCACTCCCGCTCGACATTCGCGGGGGCCTGCGCCCGCTGCCCTCGCCCCTGCTCGCGCCGGGCGTCGCCGCGGTGAggacgcgggcggcggcggccaccggTAAGCCGGAGGGCGCCGGTCGCATTTCACGGACCCTGCAGCTCGGGACCATGATCCTCGTCTGGTACCTCCTCAACATCTACTTCAACATCTACAACAAGCTG GTTCTGAAAGCGATACCCTTCCCTTACACCATCACTACCTTCCACTTCGCATCGGGATCCTTCTTCATCACACTCATGTGGCTACTCAATCTGCATCCCAAACCGAGGCTCTCCCTCAAACAG TATGCAAAGCTCCTGCCTTTGGCTTTGATCCACATGCTTGGAAATGTTTTCACCAATATGAGTTTGGGCAAGGTGGCTGTCTCCTTCACGCACACCATCAAGGCCATGGAGCCCTTCTTCTCGGTCCTCCTCTCTGCCCTGTTCCTAGGAGCG ACACCTTCTCTATTGGTGTTGGGTTCACTTGTTCCTATTGTTGGTGGAGTTGTATTGGCGTCCATGACTGAAGTTTCTTTCAACTG GATTGGATTCTGGAGTGCCATGGCTTCGAATCTTACGAACCAATCGCGGAACGTTTACAGCAAGAAAATTCTCGCTGATAAAGAG GACAGTTTGGATGACATAAATCTCTTCTCGATAATAACTGTCATGGCATTCTTGTTATCTGCTCCACTGATGCTATCTGTAGAAGGCATCAAGTTTAGCCCATCGTATCTACAGAATGCT GGAGTTAATGTAAAAGAATTATCTGTAAGAGCGGCACTTGCTGGTACATGTTTCTATTTTTACCAACAG GTTTCATACAGTTTATTGGCTAGAGTATCTCCTGTGACCCATTCGGTTGCCAATTCTCTTAAACGTGTGGTGGTCATTGTGTCATCCGTTCTCTTCTTTAGAACTCCAATTTCACCTATAAATGCCTTAG GAACCGGTGTTGCTCTTGCTGGAGTTTTCCTGTACTCTCAGTTCAAGAAGTTAAAACCAAAGACAGGCTGCATGAAAACAACCACCTGA
- the LOC136516326 gene encoding uncharacterized protein isoform X2 has translation MQWAGLRSQAPVPTAAWTGPRPRIARWPQGRFTAERRALVASAAASDANSSSNSPGKDEEREEVVQREKKEKAVASLLMRSQKYAMLKQQLAVAAQFEDYKEAARLRDSLRSFEEEEPVLRLRRLMKKAIDEERFEDAAKYRDELTILAPHSLLKCSSDATTLGIRVQVRSVYIESRSQPLKGQFFFAYRIRITNNSQRPVQLLRRHWIVTDGNGRTENIWGVGVVGEQPVIFPKTGFEYSSACPLSTPNGRMEGDFEMKHIDKAGSSTFNVAIAPFSLSILGDDNDVLL, from the exons atgCAGTGGGCGGGTCTAAGGTCGCAGGCGCCGGTTCCCACGGCGGCGTGGACGGGGCCGAGGCCAAGAATCGCGAGGTGGCCGCAGGGTAGATTCACTGCAGAGCGCCGGGCGCTGGTGGCGTCGGCAGCGGCCTCGGACGCTAATTCGAGCTCGAATTCGCCGGGGAAGgacgaggagagggaggaggtggtgcagagggagaagaaggagaaggcggTCGCGTCGCTGCTGATGAGGAGCCAGAAGTACGCCATGCTAAAGCAGCAGCTCGCCGTGGCCGCCCAATTTGAG GATTACAAGGAAGCAGCGAGGCTGAGGGATTCGCTGAGGTCGTTCGAAGAGGAGGAGCCCGTGCTGCGCCTCCGCCGGTTGATGAAGAAAGCCATTGACGAGGAGAGGTTTGAG GATGCTGCTAAATACAGAGATGAATTAACGATTTTGGCTCCACACTCCCTCCTCAAATGTTCTAGCGATGCAACTACTTTG GGGATTAGAGTTCAAGTCAGGAGCGTCTATATTGAAAGCCGGAGCCAGCCATTGAAAGGCCAATTCTTTTTTGCTTATAGAATTAGAATCACGAATAATTCTCAGCGCCCTGTTCAGCTTCTCAGAAGACACTGGATTGTTACAGATGGAAATGGAAGGACGGAAAATATTTG GGGAGTTGGAGTAGTGGGAGAACAGCCTGTCATATTTCCGAAGACTGGTTTTGAGTACTCTTCTGCATGCCCATTGAGCACTCCAAATGGGAGAATG GAAGGTGACTTTGAGATGAAGCACATCGACAAGGCTGGATCATCAACATTCAATGTTGCAATTGCGCCATTCTCTCTGTCAATTCTTGGGGACGACAATGATGTTCTGCTCTAA